From Clostridiales bacterium, one genomic window encodes:
- a CDS encoding family 1 glycosylhydrolase, with protein sequence MAFAKDFIWCAGGASAQQDGGYLDGGKGLSVWDVPFIDGHIRNGEDNKVACDHFHRWRDDLKLLKELGVNTYRFSISPARIYPKDEFTVNEQGVKFYVELVAELEKLGIRPMCTLYHWDMPMWLYKKGGWKSSLATEWFERYTKTIVDAISDKVEYWITFNEPQCFIAMGYGTGEHSPFEKVSNREMQSISRNVMLAHGKAVKVIRDNAKIMPKIGYAPTQGELKMPSTPAEEQQAYDYSFNIKENGGAFNTAWWSDPIVLGKAPNGCDWLSEQDLSVIHQPLDFYAYNIYNAKYFGKREPMGAPRTTMGWTMTPECMYWSAKFFYKRYGLPIMITENGMANVDFVYEDGKVHDPQRSEYLRTHIKQLKRAADEGVPVIGYSCWSFLDNFEWTEGYAKRFGLVYVDYTTQERIFKDSAYVYRDIIKSNGENL encoded by the coding sequence ATGGCTTTTGCAAAAGATTTTATTTGGTGCGCAGGCGGTGCATCCGCACAGCAGGACGGCGGGTATCTCGATGGTGGGAAAGGACTGTCCGTTTGGGATGTGCCGTTTATAGACGGGCATATACGTAACGGCGAGGATAACAAAGTGGCTTGCGACCATTTTCACAGATGGCGCGACGATCTTAAACTGCTTAAAGAATTGGGCGTCAATACATATAGATTTTCCATTTCTCCTGCACGAATTTATCCTAAGGACGAATTTACCGTAAACGAGCAAGGCGTAAAGTTCTACGTAGAGCTTGTCGCAGAGCTCGAAAAGCTCGGGATACGCCCGATGTGCACGCTGTATCATTGGGATATGCCTATGTGGCTGTATAAAAAAGGCGGCTGGAAAAGCTCGCTTGCAACCGAATGGTTTGAGAGATATACTAAAACCATAGTCGATGCGATTTCCGATAAAGTGGAGTATTGGATAACCTTCAACGAACCGCAATGCTTTATAGCTATGGGTTACGGCACAGGCGAACATTCGCCGTTCGAAAAAGTAAGCAATCGGGAAATGCAAAGTATATCGCGCAATGTAATGCTTGCGCATGGCAAAGCGGTAAAGGTTATACGCGATAACGCAAAGATTATGCCCAAAATCGGGTATGCGCCCACGCAAGGTGAACTTAAAATGCCGTCAACACCTGCCGAAGAACAACAAGCATACGATTACAGTTTTAATATTAAAGAAAACGGCGGTGCATTTAATACGGCATGGTGGTCCGATCCTATAGTGCTCGGCAAAGCGCCAAATGGATGCGATTGGCTCTCCGAGCAAGATTTATCGGTTATACATCAGCCACTCGATTTTTATGCTTACAATATATATAATGCCAAATATTTCGGCAAGCGCGAACCCATGGGCGCGCCGCGTACGACTATGGGTTGGACTATGACTCCCGAATGCATGTATTGGTCGGCGAAGTTCTTTTACAAGCGTTACGGCTTGCCTATAATGATAACCGAAAACGGAATGGCTAACGTCGATTTCGTATACGAGGACGGAAAAGTTCACGATCCACAAAGATCGGAGTATTTGCGCACACATATTAAACAATTAAAACGCGCCGCCGACGAAGGTGTGCCCGTTATCGGATATTCCTGTTGGAGCTTTTTGGATAATTTTGAATGGACGGAAGGCTACGCCAAACGTTTCGGGCTTGTTTATGTGGATTATACTACACAAGAGCGTATTTTCAAAGATTCCGCATATGTTTACCGAGATATTATTAAATCTAATGGCGAGAATTTATAA
- the nagB gene encoding glucosamine-6-phosphate deaminase has product MTILLTENYDELSEKAARIIIETVREKHNAVLGLATGTTPLGLYNRLMADHKENGTSYKHIRAVNLDEYKGLPKDHPQSYAYFMRKNLFYHIDIDLNNTYIENGIATDEQAECKRYDEILNKYPRDIQLLGLGSNGHIAFNEPNTPFDSTTHVVTLAESTVKDNARLFEDISEVPRKAYTMGLKSIMQAKKIIVLANGLNKAEIVSKLMYGSPSEKLPASILYNHKDCTVILDEEAASKL; this is encoded by the coding sequence ATGACTATACTTTTAACCGAAAACTACGACGAACTTAGCGAGAAAGCGGCTCGGATAATAATAGAAACAGTACGGGAAAAGCATAACGCCGTGCTCGGCCTCGCAACGGGTACAACCCCGCTCGGGCTGTATAATAGACTCATGGCCGACCATAAAGAGAACGGGACAAGCTATAAACATATTCGCGCCGTCAATCTCGATGAGTACAAAGGCTTGCCGAAAGACCATCCGCAAAGCTATGCGTACTTTATGCGGAAGAACCTGTTCTACCATATAGATATAGACCTAAACAACACCTACATAGAGAACGGAATAGCAACCGACGAACAAGCGGAGTGTAAGCGTTATGATGAAATATTAAACAAGTATCCGAGAGATATACAATTACTTGGACTCGGCAGTAACGGACATATAGCGTTTAACGAGCCGAACACTCCGTTCGACAGTACGACGCATGTAGTCACATTAGCCGAAAGTACTGTAAAGGATAACGCGCGGTTATTCGAAGATATATCCGAAGTGCCGAGAAAAGCATACACTATGGGCTTGAAAAGCATAATGCAGGCGAAGAAGATAATCGTGCTCGCAAACGGACTGAATAAAGCTGAAATAGTGTCGAAACTTATGTACGGCAGCCCGAGCGAAAAATTGCCCGCGAGCATACTGTATAACCACAAGGACTGTACGGTAATATTGGATGAGGAGGCGGCGAGCAAGTTATGA
- a CDS encoding PIG-L family deacetylase, which yields MNLNDKAIVYIPDGTEQNEALKRTTHLCIAAHQDDIEFMAFSPIAECFGSKDKNFCGVVTTDGAGSPRNGLYENYTDEDMKKIRITEQKKAATVGEYTAQILLGYSSVQVKDKNNDQVVADYVEILKATKPEHVYIHNLADKHETHVATAVKAIKAMRKLNDKDKPKKVYGCEVWRDLDWLNDDEKVLLDCSQHQNLARALSSVFDSQITGGKRYDIAVEGRRNANATFGQSHSCDEYTSLNYAMDLTPLIYDESIDIVEYVTGYIQRFSDNVKNTLKDLL from the coding sequence ATGAATCTCAACGACAAAGCGATAGTATATATCCCAGACGGAACGGAACAAAACGAAGCGTTAAAGAGAACGACACATCTCTGTATCGCGGCACATCAAGACGATATAGAGTTTATGGCGTTCAGTCCCATAGCCGAATGTTTCGGGAGTAAAGACAAAAACTTCTGCGGCGTGGTAACTACCGACGGCGCGGGTAGTCCGAGAAACGGACTGTATGAAAATTACACCGACGAGGACATGAAGAAGATACGCATAACCGAACAAAAGAAAGCTGCGACGGTAGGCGAATACACGGCTCAAATTTTATTAGGCTATTCTTCTGTGCAAGTCAAGGACAAGAACAACGACCAAGTTGTAGCCGATTACGTAGAAATATTAAAAGCGACTAAGCCCGAACATGTGTATATCCATAACCTTGCGGATAAGCACGAAACGCATGTTGCAACAGCCGTAAAAGCAATTAAGGCAATGCGAAAGCTAAACGACAAAGACAAGCCTAAAAAAGTGTACGGTTGCGAAGTGTGGCGCGACTTAGATTGGCTGAACGACGACGAAAAGGTTTTGCTCGATTGCAGTCAACACCAAAACCTTGCTCGAGCATTGTCGTCCGTGTTCGACAGTCAAATAACGGGCGGCAAACGGTACGATATAGCCGTAGAGGGCAGACGGAACGCTAACGCAACGTTCGGTCAAAGTCATTCTTGCGACGAATATACGTCATTGAATTACGCAATGGATCTAACGCCGTTAATATACGACGAAAGCATAGATATAGTCGAGTATGTAACGGGATATATACAACGCTTTTCGGATAACGTTAAAAACACGTTAAAGGACCTACTATGA
- a CDS encoding glycerophosphodiester phosphodiesterase family protein — MIDFNKSIFENRQKQITPFLAAHRGVNGANIPCNTLLAYKIAIDQGADIIEIDVAKSKDGEYFAFHPGMEFAYLKTGKTVAEMSAEDVASTPILNNDEAKTHYRIPTLAETFAFLKDKVYINVDKFQTDIKGITEQIRNAHVEKQVIVKSDPFEEKIREIEKYAPDLMFMPFVKHVDRITDRLRGSVNCIGVEALFDSESDEVAGRRYIDAMHDNELLVWGNSIVYDENAVLSAGMTDDISLERGGEYGWGKLLGLGFDIIQTDWLLAAKQYFNLLLS; from the coding sequence ATGATTGATTTTAATAAAAGTATATTTGAAAACAGACAAAAGCAAATAACTCCGTTCCTTGCCGCACACCGCGGCGTGAATGGTGCAAATATACCGTGCAATACATTACTCGCATATAAAATTGCAATCGATCAAGGCGCGGACATAATTGAGATAGATGTTGCAAAAAGCAAGGACGGAGAATATTTTGCATTTCATCCGGGTATGGAATTCGCATATCTTAAAACGGGAAAAACCGTTGCCGAAATGTCAGCCGAAGATGTTGCGTCCACACCTATTCTCAACAATGACGAAGCCAAGACGCATTACCGAATTCCGACGCTTGCGGAAACGTTCGCATTCTTAAAAGACAAGGTCTATATAAACGTAGATAAATTTCAAACCGACATCAAGGGCATAACCGAGCAGATCCGAAACGCGCATGTGGAGAAACAAGTAATAGTCAAATCCGATCCTTTCGAAGAAAAAATACGTGAGATCGAAAAGTATGCGCCCGATTTAATGTTTATGCCGTTTGTAAAGCATGTCGATCGTATAACCGATAGACTGCGTGGATCTGTCAACTGCATAGGCGTGGAGGCGCTGTTCGACAGCGAGTCGGATGAGGTAGCAGGACGACGTTATATCGACGCAATGCACGATAATGAGTTGCTTGTGTGGGGCAACTCCATAGTTTACGACGAAAATGCCGTTTTGAGCGCGGGTATGACCGACGATATTTCGCTCGAAAGGGGCGGGGAATACGGCTGGGGTAAGCTTCTCGGGCTCGGTTTCGATATAATTCAAACCGATTGGTTGCTTGCAGCAAAACAATATTTCAATTTACTATTATCTTAA
- a CDS encoding galactose-1-phosphate uridylyltransferase yields the protein MNVQQIDKLIAYAKERLELDERDEMYVSNILLDIEDSAENEDAVYGELSLMPSKIDKRFDEIYKANGSKAATDWLYRYCVNNKYVKRDVLDKNPRFDTSSGLTVTINKAKPEFKDPNKAKAGNSVDGGFAKCVICRENEGYGARHKRNLRTVSITLGGQKWFWQYSPYGYFNEHGIAINCEHTPMHVDRQTLENLIDFIDNFPQYFIGCNAPLPRIGGSVLAHDHYQGGGEVLPLHRAKIKTEVKDKQYPTATVGILDWPGTALRIKSKNRNEIVDIADRIMQAWVEYSNPTLGIIAEDENGVHNAISPTAIKSADGYEMNVILRNNITSEKYPDGVFHAHPEFHAIKKESIGLIEAQGLFILPGRLESELAEVEKLIAQNKPLSPEYAQFKLVYDEAKALYESGKYKDVHTAMQEELGSICYRILQNTAVFKEQRYFTEFLRLAGFTA from the coding sequence ATGAATGTGCAACAAATAGATAAGCTGATTGCATACGCGAAAGAGCGTTTAGAGCTCGACGAGCGCGACGAAATGTACGTCAGCAATATTCTTCTTGACATAGAAGACAGTGCGGAAAACGAGGACGCCGTTTACGGCGAACTCAGTCTAATGCCGTCGAAGATAGATAAACGCTTCGACGAGATATACAAAGCAAACGGAAGTAAAGCGGCTACCGATTGGCTTTACAGATACTGTGTAAACAACAAGTACGTTAAGCGCGACGTGCTGGACAAGAACCCACGCTTTGATACAAGCAGCGGCTTGACCGTAACAATCAATAAGGCCAAGCCCGAATTCAAAGATCCGAACAAAGCGAAAGCGGGCAACAGCGTAGACGGTGGGTTTGCAAAGTGCGTTATTTGCCGCGAGAACGAGGGGTACGGCGCAAGGCACAAGCGTAACTTGCGGACTGTATCTATAACGCTCGGTGGACAAAAATGGTTTTGGCAGTATTCTCCGTATGGGTATTTCAACGAGCACGGTATAGCGATAAACTGCGAGCATACCCCCATGCACGTAGATAGACAAACGCTGGAAAACCTTATAGACTTCATAGACAATTTCCCCCAATATTTTATAGGCTGTAACGCTCCGTTGCCGAGGATAGGCGGTAGTGTGCTTGCACACGATCACTACCAAGGCGGCGGAGAGGTGCTGCCATTACACAGGGCGAAGATAAAAACCGAAGTAAAGGATAAACAATATCCGACCGCAACAGTAGGTATTCTCGATTGGCCCGGAACGGCTTTACGGATAAAAAGCAAGAACCGCAACGAGATAGTAGACATAGCGGACAGAATAATGCAAGCATGGGTAGAGTACAGTAATCCCACGCTTGGCATTATTGCAGAGGACGAAAACGGCGTACACAACGCGATCAGCCCGACAGCTATAAAAAGCGCGGACGGCTACGAAATGAACGTTATCTTGCGCAACAATATTACGAGCGAAAAGTACCCCGACGGCGTGTTCCACGCGCATCCCGAGTTTCATGCTATTAAGAAAGAAAGCATAGGACTGATTGAAGCGCAAGGGCTGTTCATACTTCCGGGAAGATTGGAAAGCGAGCTTGCCGAAGTGGAAAAGCTTATAGCGCAAAACAAACCGCTGTCGCCCGAATATGCACAGTTCAAGCTAGTGTACGACGAAGCAAAAGCACTGTACGAGAGCGGCAAGTATAAAGACGTGCATACCGCAATGCAAGAGGAACTCGGTAGTATCTGCTACCGAATACTGCAAAACACGGCGGTGTTCAAAGAGCA
- a CDS encoding alpha/beta hydrolase, whose protein sequence is MNIETIDLYKYSDKDRGNANGGYLTVYARTESKEIKTRKRPAILVIPGGGYSIVSDREGEPVALKYIDSGFVSFVLSYSVQTPYPTPLVEAMLAVMYIRDNADKYCIDKKKVCAIGFSAGGHLAGLLATVKPSEASMVNNDIAYVIPDAVILSYPVVTMGEYTHEGTRSVITGGDEMLRKNLSIDKRVDKNAVPAFIWHTYNDNCVPVENSLMLAQAYRKNKIPFALHIFEHGGHGLSLADDEVCDFTEHQQNLYKVGKWFDLSVDWLRAKGFKVIVK, encoded by the coding sequence ATGAATATCGAAACGATAGACCTATATAAATATTCCGATAAAGACCGTGGCAATGCAAACGGCGGCTATTTGACTGTCTATGCGCGAACGGAAAGCAAGGAAATAAAAACACGTAAACGACCCGCAATACTGGTGATCCCGGGCGGAGGATATTCCATAGTATCGGACAGAGAGGGAGAACCTGTCGCTTTGAAGTATATAGACAGCGGATTCGTTTCGTTCGTTTTATCTTACAGCGTCCAAACGCCGTATCCGACGCCGCTTGTCGAGGCTATGCTCGCCGTTATGTACATTCGAGATAATGCAGATAAGTATTGTATAGACAAAAAGAAAGTTTGCGCAATAGGCTTTTCGGCGGGCGGACATCTTGCGGGGCTTCTCGCCACGGTAAAGCCAAGCGAAGCGAGCATGGTAAATAACGACATAGCGTACGTAATTCCCGACGCCGTTATACTGTCGTATCCCGTAGTCACTATGGGCGAGTATACGCACGAGGGCACGCGTAGCGTAATAACGGGCGGCGACGAAATGCTACGGAAAAATCTGTCTATAGATAAGCGCGTAGATAAAAACGCCGTACCTGCATTTATATGGCATACATATAACGATAATTGCGTCCCCGTGGAAAACAGTCTAATGCTTGCGCAGGCGTATAGAAAAAACAAAATTCCGTTCGCACTTCATATCTTTGAGCACGGCGGACACGGTTTGAGTTTGGCAGACGACGAAGTTTGCGATTTTACAGAACATCAACAGAATTTATATAAAGTCGGTAAATGGTTTGATTTATCCGTAGATTGGCTGCGGGCAAAAGGCTTTAAGGTGATTGTAAAATGA